The stretch of DNA AGTCTAAACCAGATATTAATCCTAGTGACTTCGTTTTCTTTATATACACGACATTAACATGTCCTAGTCTAGCATGCCATAAAGAAACAGACTCAACCATATAAGCAGAAGAAGATGCATTTTCATTGCTAGTATCAGAAATATTAAGCATAAATAAACCATGGTTACAACATCTATTGcctacaaaaaaattatttttggtcaatacgaCCTCATCATTCTCGAAAGAAACCTTCGCTCCAACTTTTTCTAATAATCCCACATAAACCAAATTGGTTTGTATATTAGGAACACACAATACATCACTCAATGCTAGAGTTTTACCAAAtgtgagcttgagaagaatttttcctTTCCCaagaacgtgagttgtccttgaGTCACCAAGATAAATTGTTTCTTCTCTTTCCTCAATTTGGGTGTAAGACAAAAATTCATTTTTGTTTGCACAAATGTGCCTAGTAGCACCATAGTCTATCAGTCAATCTCTCATATTGGCCACATTATTTATTTGGAACATGACCGCAACAATTATATTATCCGTTTTAGTCAAATTTAATTTTGACTTAGCGAGATTATCATTTATTCCAACTCTTCTCTTGCATTGAGGTGTATTTTTCTCGAAGGTTTTAATATTAGCATTAGATATGTAACCATATCTATTCACATACCTGTGTTTTGACATTAGTGTCTACCAAAGTTGTGGATGCAATAACATATTTACAACACCATGAATATCTGGCATCCATCTGGCAGGAAAGGTGGAACAGTAGCAGCGGATTTTGCTTAATTTATAGTTACTTGAATGCTCTTATTATCATTGATTGTTTGGACGAACTTAGACTATTCTAGTAACAATATTTTCAACGACCGTGTATATTGATATGTATATATGCTGAAGAAAGAGAATGAAAATAAAACATTTCATAACTTTCCGCTCTATTTTTTCATTTCCGCTCTTTTAAAGGGGCcttttggccataaatttttcttttttacttttttgaaatcttttttctttttttgggaaTCAACGTTTGGtcatgaaaattttatatttcacttattgaatattaaaatttttaacaaaatttaaaaactccaaaaaattatttttcagaagcacaaaaattcaaaaaaaaattcaaattgtGTTCACCTCCAAACACAATTGACTCAAAATaattcactttttatttttgaaatttcacaatttttatgtccaaacgcccacttaattTTGGTGGGTCGCTCCCCAGTTGTTTTTTCCCATTTCCCTTATCTCTCATTATCTCCCCTATCGCAGTTGGCGGATCTCCAATTCTCAGTTTCCTTGATTCACTCTTCGTCTGTCCCATTCAACCAATAGTCTTTCCTCTTTGCTTCTCATACTACATCCACATGGGCACAATAATGATACCTCAAAATTTCTCCTTCTCAGTTTTTGGTGAACCTGTGGGATGGCATCAATCATTCAATTTTTTTGGCAGTTTTCTCAATTGGGTATGTAACAAAATGTAATCTTTTCAAGTACAATCAGAAAATTGTTATAGTTCTTGGGTtggtcttctttttttttctgttACAAATTGCACATTTTAGGAAATTGTGAATTTCTTGTGTTCCAGAGGTTCccattttatgcatttttgctTTGGCTAGGTCTGTACATTTGGTGAATCTATGGCATTTAGTTTATTTAGTTTTATATTTGATggttaaattttaaatttcatgCAAGTATTGGgaaaaaaatcaaatctttaatAATGTGGTAATGCCACATTGTGGGCTTACTAGGATAATAGTAATGGCTTGAGAGGTTGCAAATTCTTGGCcttttatttgatttgattttaagtTTCTTGTGAGAAAATCCATTTTGGAGTTTAAATTCTGATATTTGATTTACTTGTTTTTAGTGATATGGATTACCTTCCTGTTGACGTCATTGGGAATATCCTCTCCCAACTAGGGGCAGCGAGGGATGTGATTGTAGCGTCTGCAACGTGTAGAAAGTGGCGGGAAGCTTGTCGTAAACACCTCCATACGCTTTCGTTCAATTCTCACGATTGGCCACTCTATCGAGACCTAAGTACTATTAGGCTAGAGATACTGATTACTCAAACATTGTTTCAAACAACAGGCTTACAATGTTTATCCATATTGATGGATGATGTGGACGAGTTCTCAGCTTCCATTGTGGTTGCTTGGCTCATGTATACAAGAGAATCGTTGCGATGGTTGTTTTACAACGTTCGTACTTCTCCAAAGATCAATATTCTTGATATATGCGGGCGACAGAAGCTGGAAATGTTGGTGCTTGCTCATAATTCTGTATCAGGGGTTGAACCGAATTATCAGAGGTTCCTTTGTCTAAAATCCCTTTCATTAAGTTATGTCAGTATTTCGGCATTGGATCTGAATTTATTACTGACAGCTTGTCCAAAGATTGAAACTTTAGCACTTGTGAATCCAGAGATTGCAATGTCAGATGCACAGGTAACTGTTGAGCTGAACAGCAGTACGCTAAAGAGTATCTACGTTGAAGCAATAAGTTTGGACAAGTTTATATTGGAAACTGATAGCCTTGAGAATCTGCACTTAAAAGACTGTGCGCTTGAGCTTTTTGAGCTCATTGGAAAAGGAACTTTGAAGTATTTCAAGATTGATGATGTTAGTATTATACATCTTGATGTTGGTGATGCTGTTGATAATCTTGAAATTGTAAATGTTAGTAATTTCACGATAAATTGGTCCAAGTTTtatcagatgatttcgaaatcgTCCACATTGAGAAGCCTCCGGTTATGGGATGTTGTATTTGATGAAGAGGACGAGATTGTGGATGTGGAAACAATTGCACTTTGCTTCCCACAACTAAACCATCTTGCACTTAGTTACGATTTAAGAGATGACTTAAGGGAGGGAATTCTTCACTATGGTTTACAAGGGTTATCTCTATTAGAGAATGTCAATGTGTTGGAGCTGGGATCGGCGCTAATTAATGACGTCTTTACTCATTGGGTTGCTGGTTTACTGCAAAGATGCCCTAATCTCAGTAAATTAGTTATTCATGGAGTGATTTCAGAGACTAAAACACATGAAGAATGCCAAATGTTGGCCAGCTTTACCTCATCTATTGTTCAGCTGATGAGGAGATACATGCACGTAGATGTGCAGTTTGAATTTGAGTAGATCAGAAACATACGTGAATGTGGAATATTGGCCTCAATCAACAATAGCAAAGGCAGGTAGAAAAAGGTATTCAATTGAACTTGAAGCCTTTGCTTCCTCTTGTTCTCTCTATTTATATCGATCATCTTAATGAACTGGTTCAGATTGTGGAATTGTTTCCTAGTAACATTTCTTATATGATGTTGCGACTTCACTTCAATTGATtctttaaaaaaaaggaaaaggtaGTTGATAGACTAGTATCCTTGTTGATCCTTTCCACTAGATTAACCTTTTGAGAATTGTTTCTGTTACTTGCTATTGCTATAACACTGGTGATTCAA from Nicotiana tomentosiformis chromosome 11, ASM39032v3, whole genome shotgun sequence encodes:
- the LOC104106791 gene encoding F-box/LRR-repeat protein At1g67190-like isoform X1, with product MGTIMIPQNFSFSVFGEPVGWHQSFNFFGSFLNWVCNKIDMDYLPVDVIGNILSQLGAARDVIVASATCRKWREACRKHLHTLSFNSHDWPLYRDLSTIRLEILITQTLFQTTGLQCLSILMDDVDEFSASIVVAWLMYTRESLRWLFYNVRTSPKINILDICGRQKLEMLVLAHNSVSGVEPNYQRFLCLKSLSLSYVSISALDLNLLLTACPKIETLALVNPEIAMSDAQVTVELNSSTLKSIYVEAISLDKFILETDSLENLHLKDCALELFELIGKGTLKYFKIDDVSIIHLDVGDAVDNLEIVNVSNFTINWSKFYQMISKSSTLRSLRLWDVVFDEEDEIVDVETIALCFPQLNHLALSYDLRDDLREGILHYGLQGLSLLENVNVLELGSALINDVFTHWVAGLLQRCPNLSKLVIHGVISETKTHEECQMLASFTSSIVQLMRRYMHVDVQFEFE
- the LOC104106791 gene encoding F-box/LRR-repeat protein At1g67190-like isoform X2; protein product: MDYLPVDVIGNILSQLGAARDVIVASATCRKWREACRKHLHTLSFNSHDWPLYRDLSTIRLEILITQTLFQTTGLQCLSILMDDVDEFSASIVVAWLMYTRESLRWLFYNVRTSPKINILDICGRQKLEMLVLAHNSVSGVEPNYQRFLCLKSLSLSYVSISALDLNLLLTACPKIETLALVNPEIAMSDAQVTVELNSSTLKSIYVEAISLDKFILETDSLENLHLKDCALELFELIGKGTLKYFKIDDVSIIHLDVGDAVDNLEIVNVSNFTINWSKFYQMISKSSTLRSLRLWDVVFDEEDEIVDVETIALCFPQLNHLALSYDLRDDLREGILHYGLQGLSLLENVNVLELGSALINDVFTHWVAGLLQRCPNLSKLVIHGVISETKTHEECQMLASFTSSIVQLMRRYMHVDVQFEFE